One Candidatus Woesearchaeota archaeon genomic window carries:
- the gyrB gene encoding DNA topoisomerase (ATP-hydrolyzing) subunit B — translation MTGKYDANHITVLGGLEAVRKRPGMYIGSTGATGLHHLVYEVVDNAIDEAMAGACTTIIVVLHKDGSCSVEDDGRGIPVDVHPKLGIPAVEVVMTKLHAGGKFDKDSYKVSGGLHGVGVSVVNALSEWLEVEVRRDGKVFWQRYERGAPVSKLIEKGRAEHSGTKVTFLPDKTIFTETTAFDFEVLGRRLRELAFLNKGVHIILQDERSGKKKEFLFDGGIVSFVQFLNENKNTLHDVIVLEKEKGSVHLEVALQYTDSYTENVHSFVNNINTHEGGTHLSGFKTALTRTLNSYGESRGLLKKLKLSSDDVREGLTAIISLRVPEPQFEGQTKTKLGNSEVKGIVDSLVSEGLQSFLEENPAVGKRVIEKAVGAAVAREAARKARELTRRKNALSSHSLPGKLADCQEKDPAKAELFIVEGDSAGGSAKQGRSKEFQAILPLRGKILNVEKARINKVMASQEISTLISALGCGVGDEFSVERLRYHKIIILTDADTDGNHIATLLLTFFFRYMRGVIENGYLFIGQPPLFLVKKGKQKWYVQTEKERDDLVARIGEQGVSIQRYKGLGEMNPEQLWETTMDPRRRVLKQVKIEDAVEADQMFSILMGDEVESRRKFIEEHARDVVDLDI, via the coding sequence ATGACTGGAAAGTACGACGCGAATCACATAACGGTCCTGGGCGGTCTTGAGGCGGTCCGCAAGCGTCCCGGGATGTATATTGGAAGCACAGGAGCCACTGGCTTGCATCACTTGGTGTATGAAGTTGTTGACAACGCGATTGATGAGGCAATGGCCGGCGCGTGCACGACAATCATCGTTGTTCTGCACAAAGACGGGTCGTGTTCTGTTGAAGATGATGGCAGAGGGATCCCTGTTGATGTGCATCCTAAGCTTGGTATTCCTGCTGTTGAAGTTGTGATGACAAAGCTTCACGCAGGAGGCAAGTTTGACAAGGACTCATACAAAGTCTCCGGGGGCCTTCACGGAGTCGGCGTTTCGGTAGTGAACGCCTTGTCAGAATGGCTCGAAGTTGAAGTTCGCAGAGACGGCAAAGTGTTTTGGCAGAGGTATGAGCGTGGAGCGCCGGTGTCCAAACTCATCGAGAAGGGGAGGGCTGAGCATTCAGGGACGAAAGTAACGTTTCTTCCTGACAAAACTATTTTTACAGAGACAACCGCGTTTGATTTTGAAGTGCTTGGTCGCAGGCTCCGGGAGCTAGCGTTCCTCAACAAAGGCGTGCACATCATCTTGCAGGATGAGCGTTCGGGGAAGAAGAAAGAGTTTTTGTTTGACGGCGGAATTGTGAGCTTTGTACAATTTTTGAATGAGAACAAGAACACTTTGCACGACGTTATTGTTCTTGAGAAAGAGAAGGGGAGTGTACATCTCGAAGTGGCATTGCAGTACACAGATAGTTATACAGAGAATGTTCATTCGTTCGTGAATAATATTAATACGCATGAGGGTGGGACGCATCTTTCCGGGTTCAAGACGGCGCTGACGCGCACGCTCAATAGCTACGGGGAATCGCGTGGCTTGCTCAAGAAGCTCAAGCTCTCCAGTGACGACGTGAGGGAAGGCTTGACGGCTATTATTTCGCTGCGGGTTCCTGAGCCGCAGTTCGAGGGTCAAACGAAGACGAAGCTGGGGAATTCTGAAGTCAAGGGGATTGTTGATTCCTTGGTGAGCGAGGGGCTGCAGTCGTTTTTAGAAGAAAACCCCGCGGTTGGCAAGCGGGTCATTGAAAAGGCCGTGGGCGCCGCGGTTGCCAGGGAGGCCGCACGTAAGGCACGTGAATTAACAAGGCGCAAGAATGCACTGAGCAGCCATTCCTTGCCTGGAAAGCTTGCTGATTGTCAAGAGAAGGATCCTGCTAAGGCGGAACTCTTCATTGTAGAGGGTGATTCTGCAGGGGGGTCTGCCAAGCAGGGCAGGTCCAAAGAGTTTCAGGCGATTTTGCCGTTGCGAGGAAAGATTTTGAACGTTGAGAAAGCGCGTATTAACAAGGTGATGGCGTCGCAGGAGATTAGCACGTTGATTAGCGCGCTTGGCTGCGGTGTCGGAGACGAGTTCTCTGTAGAGCGGCTACGATACCATAAAATTATCATCCTTACCGATGCTGACACTGACGGGAATCATATTGCAACGTTGCTTTTGACGTTCTTTTTTCGGTACATGCGAGGGGTCATTGAGAACGGGTATTTGTTCATTGGTCAGCCGCCGCTTTTCCTGGTGAAGAAGGGGAAGCAGAAGTGGTATGTGCAAACCGAAAAGGAGCGAGACGATCTCGTGGCGCGCATTGGGGAACAAGGTGTATCGATTCAGCGCTATAAAGGTCTGGGTGAAATGAATCCTGAGCAGTTGTGGGAGACGACGATGGATCCTCGCCGGCGAGTGCTCAAACAGGTGAAGATTGAGGACGCGGTTGAGGCAGATCAAATGTTCAGTATTTTGATGGGGGATGAGGTTGAGTCCAGGCGCAAGTTCATTGAGGAGCACGCGCGGGACGTTGTTGACTTAGACATTTAG